A region of the Flintibacter sp. KGMB00164 genome:
CCCGGGCCGAGCTGGCCGGGGGCATCGTCCTCATCCTTATGGGCTGCAAGATTCTGGTGGAGCACCTGGGCCTGATTTAAGCAAAAAAAAGACCGCCTCTCGGCGGTCTTTTTTTATGGTCAAACCGTTAGCTCAGCTGGAACTGGCCGGTATACAGCTGGTAGTAGCGGCCCTTCTGGTCCAGCAGCTGCTGGTGGTCGCCCTTCTCCTGAATTTCGCCGTGCTCGATGACCACGATGCAGTTGGAGTTGCGCACGGTGGAGAGACGGTGGGCGATGACAAAGACGGTGCGGCCCTCCATCAGGGCGTCCATGCCCTGCTCGATGTGCCGCTCGGTGCGGGTATCGATGGAGGAGGTGGCCTCGTCCAGGATCATCACCGGGGGATCAGCCACGGCGGCCCGGGCAATGGCCAGCAGCTGCCGCTGGCCCTGGGACAGGTTGGCGCCGTCGCCGGTGACCATGGTGTTGTAGCCGTCGGGCAGGCGGCGGATAAAGGAGTGGGCGTTGGCGCTCTTGGCGGCGGCGATGCACTCCTCGTCGGTGGCGTCCAGGCGGCCGTAGCGGATGTTATCCATAATGGTGCCGGTGAACAGGTGGGTATCCTGGAGCACCGCGCCCAGAGAGCGGCGCAGGTCGTCCTTGCGGATGGCCTTGACGTCGATGCCGTCGTAGGTGATGAGGCCGCCCTCGATCTCGTAGAAGCGATTGATGAGGTTGGTGATGGTGGTCTTACCCGCGCCGGTGGAGCCCACGAAGGCGATCTTCTGGCCGGGGTTGGCGTACACCGACACGTCCTTCAGGATACGCTTGCCGGGGACATAGGAGAAGTCCACGTGGTTGAAGCGGACGGCGCCTTTGAGCTCGGTGAGGTAGAAGTCCTCCCCAGGCACGCTGCGCACGGTGCCGCGGATGATGTGCAGGGTGTTCCTGCCCTCCCGGTCGGGATACTTCCAGGCCCAACCGTGGTTAGCCAGCAACGCAGAGTCGGTGATGGGGGTCAGCGTACCGTCCGGCTCCACCCGCACCCAGATTCCATCGGTGGAATCCTGGTGGGGCGCCAGCAGACGCAGCCCCTTCTGCTCCCGCACCGCCTGGCCCAGCTCCACGGGGTTGTCATCCGGGCCAATGAGCACTGGCACCAGGGTCATTCCCGCACTGCGGGGGGTCTTCCAGGCCCAGGTGTGAGGCCGGCCGGAGCCGGTGTACTCCCGCAGGGTGCCGTTGGCGTCCTTCTCGGCGCCTACCAGGGTGACAGAGCCCTGGTCCACCTCAGGCTGGGTGTCCATCACTTCAAAGATTCGCTCGGCGCCCGCCAGGGCGGACAGGAGGGTGGTCATCTGCTGGGAGATCTGGTTGAGGGGCTGGCCCACCTGCTTGGAATAGTTAAGGTAGACC
Encoded here:
- a CDS encoding ABC transporter ATP-binding protein, with product MPGPNHAPKGGYQKPKNMGKTIGRLLGYLTRSKLPLLAVLGCLVISVCTNLGGSYMMRGIINDFIWSGCTDVAGLAKSIAMLVGVYLIGCLATYGQSATMVRLAQRGVNRLRKDLFDKLQDLPLSYFDQHPHGELMSRFTNDADNVQLALEQSVVSLCSSVLMFVGLVGLMLFINWKLFLVTALLLVLTIQLFKKLGGRSRKFYQQQQAALGDVNGNIQEMIEGLKVVKAFTHEEKAKEEFQKLNETYRDAAQKANYYSTMIMPVSGNLMNISYAATAAFGGLLSVLQGFDLGGLVVYLNYSKQVGQPLNQISQQMTTLLSALAGAERIFEVMDTQPEVDQGSVTLVGAEKDANGTLREYTGSGRPHTWAWKTPRSAGMTLVPVLIGPDDNPVELGQAVREQKGLRLLAPHQDSTDGIWVRVEPDGTLTPITDSALLANHGWAWKYPDREGRNTLHIIRGTVRSVPGEDFYLTELKGAVRFNHVDFSYVPGKRILKDVSVYANPGQKIAFVGSTGAGKTTITNLINRFYEIEGGLITYDGIDVKAIRKDDLRRSLGAVLQDTHLFTGTIMDNIRYGRLDATDEECIAAAKSANAHSFIRRLPDGYNTMVTGDGANLSQGQRQLLAIARAAVADPPVMILDEATSSIDTRTERHIEQGMDALMEGRTVFVIAHRLSTVRNSNCIVVIEHGEIQEKGDHQQLLDQKGRYYQLYTGQFQLS